Proteins found in one Micromonospora sp. WMMD1082 genomic segment:
- a CDS encoding excinuclease ABC subunit UvrA, translated as MSKDTRSPAPHAADSHDLIRVQGARENNLKDVTVELPKRRLTVFTGVSGSGKSSLVFGTIAAESQRLINETYSAFVQGFMPTLARPEVDVLDGLTTAIIVDQERMAANPRSTVGTATDANAMLRILFSRLGQPHIGSPQAFSFNVASISGAGAVTIERGGTTTKERRSFSITGGMCPRCEGTGRVTDFDLSALYDDSKSLNEGAVTVPGYSMEGWQGRIYRGSGFFDPDKPIRRYTKKELHDLLHKEPTKIKVEGINLTYTGLIPQIQKSFLAKDVEAMQPHIRAFVERAVTFTACPDCAGTRLSEAARSSRIGGVNIADACAMQISDLAEWVRGLAEPSVAPLLAALQHTLDSFVEIGLGYLSLDRPSGTLSGGEAQRTKMIRHLGSSLTDVTYVFDEPTIGLHPHDIQQMNGLLLRLRDKGNTVLVVEHKPETIAIADHVVDLGPGAGTAGGTVCFEGTVEGLRASGTLTGRHLDDRAALKKTVRTATGQLPIRGASTHNLRDVDVDIPLGVLVVVTGVAGSGKSSLVHGSIPAGAGVVSIDQAGIRGSRRSNPATYTGLLEPIRKAFAKTNGVKPALFSANSEGACPTCNGAGVIYTDLAMMAGVATVCEECEGRRFQASVLEYHLGGRNISEVLAMSVTEAEEFFGAGEARTPAAHRILTRLADVGLGYLSLGQPLTTLSGGERQRLKLATHMAEEGGIYILDEPTTGLHLADVEHLLGLLDRLVDAGKSVIVIEHHQAVMAHADWIIDLGPGAGHDGGRIVFEGTPADLVAARSTITGEHLAAYVGS; from the coding sequence ATGAGCAAGGACACCCGGTCGCCGGCGCCGCACGCCGCCGACAGCCATGATCTGATCCGCGTGCAGGGCGCGCGGGAGAACAACCTCAAGGACGTCACGGTCGAGCTGCCGAAGCGCCGCCTGACGGTGTTCACCGGCGTCTCCGGCTCGGGCAAGAGCTCCCTGGTGTTCGGCACGATCGCCGCGGAGTCGCAGCGGTTGATCAACGAGACGTACAGCGCCTTCGTGCAGGGCTTCATGCCGACGCTGGCCCGGCCGGAGGTCGACGTGCTCGACGGGCTGACCACCGCGATCATCGTCGACCAGGAGCGGATGGCCGCCAACCCCCGCTCCACGGTCGGCACCGCCACCGACGCCAACGCGATGCTGCGGATCCTCTTCAGCCGGCTCGGGCAGCCGCACATCGGCTCGCCCCAGGCGTTCTCCTTCAACGTCGCCTCGATCAGCGGCGCCGGCGCGGTGACCATCGAGCGCGGCGGCACCACGACGAAGGAGCGGCGCAGCTTCAGCATCACCGGTGGCATGTGCCCGCGCTGCGAGGGCACCGGACGGGTGACCGACTTCGACCTGTCCGCGCTCTACGACGACAGCAAGTCGCTCAACGAGGGCGCGGTGACGGTCCCCGGCTACAGCATGGAGGGCTGGCAGGGCAGGATCTACCGGGGCTCCGGCTTCTTCGACCCGGACAAGCCGATCCGCCGGTACACCAAGAAGGAACTGCACGACCTGCTCCACAAGGAGCCCACCAAGATCAAGGTCGAGGGCATCAACCTGACGTACACCGGGCTGATCCCGCAGATCCAGAAGTCGTTTCTGGCCAAGGACGTCGAGGCGATGCAACCGCACATCCGCGCCTTCGTGGAGCGGGCGGTGACATTCACCGCCTGCCCCGACTGCGCCGGCACCCGGCTCAGCGAGGCGGCCCGGTCGTCGCGGATCGGCGGGGTCAATATCGCCGACGCGTGCGCGATGCAGATCAGCGATCTCGCCGAGTGGGTGCGGGGCCTGGCCGAGCCCTCCGTCGCGCCGCTGCTGGCCGCGTTGCAGCACACCCTCGACTCGTTCGTCGAGATCGGGCTCGGCTACCTCAGCCTCGACCGGCCGTCCGGCACGCTCTCCGGCGGCGAGGCGCAACGCACCAAGATGATCCGCCACCTCGGTTCGTCGCTCACCGACGTCACATACGTCTTCGACGAGCCCACCATCGGGCTGCACCCCCACGACATCCAGCAGATGAACGGCCTGCTGCTGCGGCTGCGCGACAAGGGCAACACGGTGCTGGTCGTGGAGCACAAGCCGGAGACGATCGCCATCGCCGACCACGTCGTCGACCTCGGCCCCGGCGCCGGGACCGCCGGCGGCACCGTCTGCTTCGAGGGCACCGTCGAGGGACTGCGGGCCAGCGGTACGCTCACCGGCCGCCACCTCGACGACCGGGCCGCCCTCAAGAAGACGGTACGCACGGCCACCGGCCAGCTGCCGATCCGTGGTGCGTCAACGCACAACCTGCGCGACGTCGACGTGGACATCCCGCTCGGGGTGCTGGTCGTCGTCACCGGCGTCGCCGGTTCTGGCAAGAGTTCGCTCGTGCACGGGTCGATCCCCGCCGGCGCGGGTGTGGTCTCGATCGACCAGGCCGGCATCCGCGGCTCGCGACGGAGCAACCCGGCGACGTACACCGGGCTGCTCGAACCGATCCGCAAGGCGTTCGCGAAGACCAACGGCGTGAAGCCGGCGCTGTTCAGCGCCAACTCCGAGGGCGCCTGCCCCACCTGCAACGGCGCCGGCGTCATCTACACCGACCTGGCGATGATGGCCGGCGTCGCCACCGTCTGCGAGGAGTGCGAGGGCAGGCGGTTCCAGGCGTCGGTGCTGGAGTACCACCTCGGCGGGCGCAACATCAGCGAGGTCCTCGCGATGTCGGTGACCGAGGCGGAGGAGTTCTTCGGGGCCGGCGAGGCGCGTACGCCCGCCGCGCACCGCATCCTCACCCGGCTCGCCGATGTCGGGCTCGGCTACCTCAGCCTCGGCCAGCCGCTCACCACGCTCTCCGGCGGCGAGCGGCAGCGGCTCAAGCTGGCCACCCACATGGCCGAGGAGGGCGGGATCTACATCCTCGACGAGCCGACCACCGGCCTGCACCTCGCCGACGTGGAGCACCTGCTCGGGCTGCTGGACCGGCTCGTCGACGCCGGCAAGTCGGTCATCGTCATCGAGCACCACCAGGCGGTCATGGCGCACGCCGACTGGATCATCGACCTCGGCCCCGGCGCCGGCCACGATGGCGGCCGGATCGTCTTCGAGGGCACTCCCGCCGACCTCGTCGCCGCCCGGTCCACCATCACCGGCGAGCACCTCGCGGCCTACGTGGGCAGCTGA
- a CDS encoding VOC family protein, translating to MDITIHSSFLPQNDPDAALAFYRDTLGFEVRNDVGYEGMRWITVGPAGQPGTSIVLHPPFADPGVTEDERRTITEMMAKGTYAMVVLATPDLDGLFARLQASDAEIVQEPMEQPYGVRDCAVRDAAGNMVRIQEVRAA from the coding sequence ATGGACATCACGATTCACTCAAGCTTCCTGCCGCAGAACGACCCGGACGCCGCCCTGGCCTTCTACCGGGACACCCTCGGGTTCGAGGTCCGCAACGACGTCGGATACGAGGGGATGCGCTGGATCACGGTCGGTCCCGCCGGCCAGCCCGGCACGTCCATCGTCCTGCACCCGCCGTTCGCCGACCCCGGCGTGACCGAGGACGAGCGCCGTACCATCACCGAGATGATGGCGAAGGGCACCTACGCCATGGTGGTGCTGGCCACCCCCGACCTCGACGGCCTCTTCGCGCGGCTGCAGGCCAGCGATGCCGAGATCGTCCAGGAGCCGATGGAGCAGCCGTACGGGGTGCGCGACTGCGCCGTACGCGATGCGGCGGGCAACATGGTCCGCATCCAGGAAGTGCGAGCTGCTTAG
- a CDS encoding helix-turn-helix transcriptional regulator, translating into MTSRSATAQHLSDLARLRRVRDRIDREYAQPLDVEALARGANMSSGHLSRQFRLAYGESPYGYLMTRRIERAMALLRRGDLSVTEVCFAVGCASLGTFSTRFTELVGVPPSVYRREARAMTGMPSCVAKQVTRPIRNREARAPEPQLA; encoded by the coding sequence GTGACCAGCAGATCTGCCACCGCGCAGCACCTGAGCGACCTCGCGCGGCTGCGCCGCGTCCGGGACCGGATCGACCGCGAGTACGCGCAGCCGCTGGACGTGGAGGCGCTCGCGCGCGGCGCGAACATGTCGTCGGGGCACCTCAGCCGCCAGTTCCGGCTCGCCTACGGCGAGTCACCGTACGGCTATCTCATGACGAGGCGCATCGAGCGCGCGATGGCCCTGCTGCGTCGGGGCGACCTCAGCGTCACCGAGGTCTGTTTCGCGGTCGGCTGTGCCTCGCTGGGCACCTTCAGCACCCGCTTCACCGAACTGGTCGGCGTGCCGCCCAGCGTCTACCGGCGCGAGGCGCGGGCGATGACGGGGATGCCCTCCTGCGTGGCGAAACAGGTGACCCGACCGATCAGGAATCGAGAAGCACGGGCCCCGGAACCGCAGCTAGCGTGA
- a CDS encoding LUD domain-containing protein, which translates to MSARETILGRLRAAGGGAPVAVPRDYRRDGPVDLDRLVERLTDYRAHVHRVTEAAVADTIAGILAAPATVVVPPGLPAAWLPPTVTVLRDDGLDNARIGAADAVVTAAALAVAETGTVVLDGSPDQGRRVLSLLPDRHICVVRADQVVAGVPEALARLSPHRPLTWISGPSATSDIELNRVEGVHGPRTLHVILLP; encoded by the coding sequence GTGAGCGCCCGGGAGACGATTCTCGGCCGGCTGCGCGCGGCCGGCGGCGGGGCGCCCGTCGCGGTGCCGCGCGACTACCGGCGGGACGGCCCGGTCGACCTCGACCGGCTGGTGGAGCGGCTGACCGACTACCGCGCCCACGTGCACCGGGTTACCGAGGCGGCCGTCGCCGACACGATCGCCGGCATCCTGGCGGCGCCGGCGACCGTCGTCGTGCCGCCGGGGTTGCCCGCCGCCTGGCTGCCCCCGACGGTGACGGTGCTGCGCGACGACGGCCTCGACAACGCCCGGATCGGCGCCGCGGACGCCGTCGTGACCGCCGCGGCGCTCGCCGTCGCGGAGACCGGCACCGTCGTCCTCGACGGCTCACCCGACCAGGGCCGTCGGGTCCTCAGCCTCCTGCCCGACCGGCACATCTGCGTGGTGCGCGCCGACCAGGTGGTGGCGGGCGTTCCGGAGGCGCTCGCCCGGCTCTCCCCGCACCGCCCGCTGACCTGGATCAGCGGTCCGTCCGCCACCAGCGACATCGAACTCAACCGGGTCGAGGGCGTGCATGGCCCGCGCACCCTGCACGTGATCCTGCTGCCGTGA
- a CDS encoding lactate utilization protein B, which translates to MPATAPAGVGQLRGEEPFPTAARRALADPQLRRNLGHATATIRAKSAAVIGEVPDWEQLRAAGSAIKTDVLARLPELLEQLEAAVTAAGGVVHWAADATDANRIVTDLVRATGSDRVIKVKSMATQEIGLNEALEAAEITPVETDLAELIVQLGDDRPSHILVPAIHRNRAEIREIFLRAMPGVDPALTDEPAVLAAAARRFLRQTFLSTPVAVSGANFAVAETGTLAVVESEGNGRMCLTLPETLITVMGVEKVVPTWRDLEVFLQLLPRASTGERMNPYTSMWTGVTPGDGPQAFHLVLLDNGRSAVLADEVGRQALHCIRCSACLNVCPVYERTGGHAYGSVYPGPIGAVLSPQLTGVADNASLPYASSLCGACYDACPVKINIPELLVHLRDQVPHPRGESVAMAAAAYTMDHPALYATAQRAALLSRLAGRRGRGLPPPLSGWTASRDLPDPPAQTFREWWATR; encoded by the coding sequence ATGCCGGCGACCGCACCCGCCGGCGTCGGGCAGTTGCGCGGCGAGGAGCCCTTCCCGACCGCCGCGCGGCGGGCACTGGCCGACCCGCAGCTGCGCCGCAACCTCGGGCACGCCACGGCGACGATCCGGGCGAAGTCCGCCGCCGTCATCGGCGAGGTGCCGGACTGGGAGCAGTTGCGGGCCGCCGGTTCCGCGATCAAGACCGACGTGCTGGCGCGCCTGCCCGAGCTGTTGGAGCAGCTCGAAGCGGCGGTGACGGCTGCCGGGGGAGTGGTGCACTGGGCCGCCGACGCGACCGACGCCAACCGGATCGTCACCGACCTGGTACGCGCCACCGGCAGCGACCGGGTGATCAAGGTCAAGTCGATGGCCACCCAGGAGATCGGCCTCAACGAGGCGCTTGAGGCGGCCGAGATCACACCCGTGGAGACCGACCTCGCGGAACTCATCGTGCAGCTGGGTGACGACCGGCCGAGTCACATCCTGGTGCCGGCGATCCACCGCAACCGGGCCGAGATCAGGGAGATCTTCCTGCGGGCGATGCCGGGGGTGGACCCGGCGCTGACCGACGAGCCGGCGGTCCTGGCGGCGGCGGCGCGACGGTTCCTGCGGCAGACGTTCCTGTCCACGCCGGTGGCAGTCTCCGGGGCGAACTTCGCGGTGGCGGAGACGGGCACCCTCGCCGTGGTGGAGTCCGAGGGCAACGGGCGGATGTGCCTGACCCTGCCGGAGACGCTGATCACGGTGATGGGCGTGGAGAAGGTGGTGCCGACCTGGCGGGACCTGGAGGTGTTCCTGCAACTGCTGCCCCGGGCCTCGACGGGGGAGCGGATGAACCCGTACACCTCGATGTGGACCGGGGTCACCCCCGGCGACGGGCCGCAGGCGTTCCACCTGGTGCTGCTCGACAACGGCCGCAGCGCCGTGCTCGCCGACGAGGTCGGCCGGCAGGCCCTGCACTGCATCCGCTGCTCGGCCTGCCTGAACGTCTGCCCCGTCTACGAGCGCACCGGCGGGCACGCGTACGGGTCGGTCTACCCGGGCCCGATCGGCGCGGTGCTCTCCCCGCAGCTGACCGGCGTCGCGGACAACGCCTCCCTGCCGTACGCCTCGTCGCTCTGCGGGGCCTGCTACGACGCCTGCCCCGTGAAGATCAACATACCGGAACTGCTGGTGCACCTGCGTGACCAGGTGCCCCACCCGCGTGGCGAGTCGGTGGCGATGGCCGCCGCCGCGTACACCATGGACCACCCGGCGCTGTACGCGACCGCGCAGCGGGCCGCGCTGCTGAGCCGGCTGGCCGGCCGGCGCGGTCGCGGCCTGCCACCGCCGCTGTCCGGCTGGACCGCCAGCCGTGACCTGCCCGACCCGCCGGCCCAGACGTTCCGCGAGTGGTGGGCGACGCGGTGA
- a CDS encoding (Fe-S)-binding protein, with product MRIALFVTCLADTMFPEAAKATVRLLERLGHEVVFPEGQTCCGQMHVNTGYQAQAMPLVRRHVRAFDPYDVIVAPSGSCVGSVRHQHAMVARRGGDARLASRAESVAGRTYELSELLVDVLGVTDVGAYFPHRVTYHPTCHSLRLLRVGERPLRLLREVRGLDLVELPAAEQCCGFGGTFAVKNADTSTAMLADKMRHVLATGADVCTAGDSSCLMHIGGGLSRLRTGVRTLHLAEILASTERGGTTDERGELVVRP from the coding sequence GTGCGGATCGCCCTGTTCGTGACCTGCCTGGCGGACACCATGTTCCCCGAGGCGGCGAAGGCGACCGTGCGGCTGCTGGAGCGGCTGGGCCACGAGGTGGTCTTTCCCGAGGGGCAGACCTGCTGCGGGCAGATGCATGTCAACACCGGCTACCAGGCCCAGGCGATGCCGCTGGTACGCCGGCACGTCCGCGCCTTCGACCCGTACGACGTGATCGTCGCCCCCTCCGGGTCGTGCGTGGGATCGGTGCGGCACCAGCACGCGATGGTGGCCCGGCGCGGTGGTGACGCGCGGCTGGCCAGTCGGGCCGAGTCGGTGGCCGGGCGCACGTACGAGCTGTCCGAGCTGCTGGTCGACGTGCTCGGGGTGACCGATGTCGGCGCCTACTTTCCGCACCGGGTGACCTACCACCCGACCTGTCACTCCCTGCGGTTGCTGCGGGTGGGGGAGCGGCCGTTGCGGCTGCTGCGCGAGGTACGCGGGCTCGACCTGGTGGAGTTGCCGGCGGCCGAGCAGTGCTGCGGGTTCGGCGGCACGTTCGCGGTGAAGAACGCGGACACCTCGACGGCGATGCTGGCCGACAAGATGCGGCACGTGCTCGCCACCGGTGCCGACGTCTGCACCGCCGGGGACTCGTCGTGCCTGATGCACATCGGTGGCGGGCTGTCCCGGTTGCGGACCGGGGTACGCACGCTGCACCTGGCCGAGATCCTGGCCTCGACCGAGCGGGGCGGGACCACCGACGAGCGCGGGGAGCTGGTGGTGCGACCGTGA
- a CDS encoding rhamnulokinase family protein, protein MTTTPPPADPGTAVAPVPRGAREVTVAAVDLGASSGRVVVGQVGRDALRLTVAHRFANEPVRAGGTLHWDILALFREILAGLRTAGPVTSIGVDSWAVDYGLLDTSGALLGNPVHYRDGRTEGVLERVTRRLGAERLYATTGLQQLPFNTLYQLVAAAAAPQLAVAHRLLMIPDLIAYWLSGQIGAEVTNASTTQLYDLHARTWATGLIAEAGIPTHLFPPLREPGTRIGPALPELELPGTPGVVAVGSHDTASAVVAVPAAGEHFAYISCGTWSLVGLELDRPVLTEASRRANVTNEVGVDGTIRYLRNVMGLWPLQESLRGWGEPDLPRLLAAAAREPAFRSVVDIDDPSFLPPGDMPDRITEACRRADQPVPQSPAAVVRCIIDSLALAHRRAVRQVQELSGRHVDAVHIVGGGARNALLCQLTADACGLPVLAGPVEATAIGNVLVQARAAGVVGDDLAALRRLVRDTQQIVRYEPGGGSVAAPAADRRVEV, encoded by the coding sequence ATGACGACGACGCCGCCACCCGCCGACCCGGGCACCGCCGTGGCACCGGTCCCGCGCGGCGCCCGCGAGGTCACCGTCGCGGCCGTCGACCTCGGCGCGTCCAGCGGCCGGGTGGTGGTCGGGCAGGTCGGCCGCGACGCGCTGCGTCTCACGGTGGCGCACCGGTTCGCCAACGAGCCGGTACGCGCCGGCGGAACCCTGCACTGGGACATCCTGGCCCTGTTCCGCGAGATACTGGCCGGGCTCCGCACGGCCGGCCCGGTCACCAGCATCGGCGTCGACTCCTGGGCGGTCGACTACGGGCTGCTCGACACCTCCGGCGCGCTGCTCGGCAACCCGGTGCACTACCGCGACGGCCGCACCGAGGGCGTCCTGGAGCGGGTGACGCGGCGGCTCGGCGCCGAACGCCTCTACGCCACCACCGGGCTCCAGCAGCTGCCGTTCAACACCCTCTACCAACTCGTGGCGGCCGCCGCCGCACCGCAACTCGCCGTCGCCCACCGGCTGCTCATGATCCCGGACCTGATCGCCTACTGGCTCAGCGGGCAGATCGGCGCCGAGGTCACCAACGCCTCCACCACCCAGCTGTACGACCTGCACGCGCGCACCTGGGCAACCGGCCTGATCGCCGAGGCCGGCATCCCCACCCACCTCTTCCCGCCGCTGCGGGAGCCCGGCACCCGGATCGGGCCGGCGCTGCCGGAGCTGGAGCTGCCCGGCACTCCGGGCGTGGTGGCGGTCGGCTCCCACGACACCGCCTCCGCCGTGGTGGCGGTGCCCGCCGCCGGTGAACACTTCGCCTACATCTCCTGCGGCACCTGGTCCCTCGTCGGCCTCGAGCTGGACCGGCCGGTGCTCACCGAGGCCAGCCGCCGCGCGAACGTCACCAACGAGGTCGGCGTCGACGGCACCATCCGCTACCTGCGCAACGTCATGGGCCTGTGGCCGTTGCAGGAGTCGCTGCGCGGCTGGGGCGAGCCCGACCTGCCCCGGCTGCTCGCCGCCGCCGCGCGCGAGCCCGCCTTCCGCAGCGTGGTCGACATCGACGACCCGTCGTTCCTGCCGCCCGGGGACATGCCGGACCGCATCACCGAGGCGTGCCGCCGGGCCGATCAGCCGGTGCCGCAGTCCCCGGCCGCCGTCGTGCGGTGCATCATCGACAGCCTGGCACTCGCGCACCGCCGCGCGGTACGCCAGGTGCAGGAACTCTCCGGCCGGCACGTCGACGCCGTGCACATCGTCGGCGGGGGAGCGCGCAACGCCCTGCTCTGCCAGCTCACCGCGGACGCCTGTGGGCTGCCGGTGCTGGCCGGCCCGGTGGAGGCCACCGCCATCGGCAACGTGCTGGTGCAGGCCCGCGCCGCCGGCGTGGTCGGCGACGACCTCGCCGCGCTGCGGCGGCTGGTCCGGGACACCCAGCAGATCGTGCGCTACGAGCCCGGCGGCGGGTCGGTCGCGGCGCCGGCGGCCGACCGGCGGGTGGAGGTGTGA
- a CDS encoding bifunctional aldolase/short-chain dehydrogenase, whose translation MTNPAVRDLLTRSNRLGADPANTNYAGGNTSAKGVATDPVTGEPTDLLWVKGSGGDLGTLTEGGLAVLRLDRLRSLVDVYPGVDREDEMVAAFDYCLHGRGGAAPSIDTAMHALVDAAHVDHLHPDAGIAIATAADGPALTAKIFGDRVLWVPWRRPGFQLGLDIAAVRRANPQAIGVILGGHGITAWGATSDECEAHSREIIATAARYLAEHGRAEPFGPLAHPPLPEQERRDRAAALLPVLRGLASTDRAQVGHYTDSDVVLDFVGRQRMPELAARGTSCPDHFLRTKVRPMVLDLPPTAGLAETVARLKELHAAYRDDYRAYYERHADPDSPAMRGADPAIVLVPGVGMFSFGATKQTARVAGEFYVNAINVMRGAEAVSTYAPIDEAEKFRIEYWALEEAKLHRMPRPKPLATRIALVTGGGSGIGRAIAHRLAAEGACVVVTDRDTAAAQRVAAEIGGPDIAVAVPLDVTDEDQVGAAVRAAALAFGGVDLVVNNAGLSLSKSLLDTTAHDWDVQHDVMAKGSFLVAREAARVLIAQGMGGDIVYIASKNAVFAGPNNVAYGAAKADQAHQVRLLAAELGAHGVRVNGINPDGVVRGSGIFAGGWGADRAAVYGVPEEKLGEFYAQRTLLKREVLPEHIANAVVALTAGDLSHTTGLHIPVDAGVAAAFLR comes from the coding sequence ATGACGAACCCCGCGGTGCGTGACCTGCTGACCCGCAGCAACCGGCTCGGCGCCGACCCGGCCAACACCAACTACGCCGGCGGTAACACCTCCGCCAAGGGCGTGGCCACCGACCCGGTGACCGGCGAACCCACCGACCTGCTCTGGGTCAAGGGCTCCGGCGGCGACCTCGGCACGCTCACCGAGGGTGGGCTGGCCGTGCTCCGGCTGGACCGGCTCCGGTCGCTGGTCGACGTCTACCCGGGGGTGGACCGCGAGGACGAGATGGTCGCCGCGTTCGACTACTGCCTGCACGGGCGGGGCGGGGCGGCGCCGTCCATCGACACCGCCATGCACGCCCTGGTCGACGCGGCGCACGTCGACCACCTGCACCCCGACGCGGGCATCGCGATCGCCACCGCCGCCGACGGCCCCGCGCTGACCGCGAAGATCTTCGGCGACCGGGTGCTCTGGGTGCCCTGGCGCCGACCCGGCTTCCAGCTCGGCCTCGACATCGCCGCCGTGCGGCGGGCCAACCCGCAGGCCATCGGCGTCATCCTGGGCGGGCACGGCATCACCGCCTGGGGTGCCACCAGCGACGAGTGCGAGGCCCACTCCCGCGAGATCATCGCCACCGCCGCCCGGTACCTCGCCGAGCACGGCCGCGCCGAGCCGTTCGGCCCCCTGGCCCACCCGCCGCTGCCGGAGCAGGAGCGCCGGGACCGGGCCGCCGCGCTCCTGCCGGTGCTGCGCGGGCTCGCCTCCACCGACCGGGCGCAGGTGGGCCACTACACCGACAGCGACGTGGTGCTCGACTTCGTCGGCCGGCAGCGGATGCCCGAGCTGGCCGCGCGCGGCACCTCCTGCCCGGATCACTTCCTGCGGACCAAGGTCCGCCCGATGGTGCTCGACCTGCCGCCCACCGCCGGGCTGGCGGAGACGGTCGCCCGCCTGAAGGAGCTGCACGCCGCCTATCGCGACGACTACCGGGCGTACTACGAGCGGCACGCCGACCCGGACAGCCCGGCGATGCGCGGCGCCGACCCGGCCATCGTGCTGGTGCCGGGGGTCGGCATGTTCAGCTTCGGGGCCACCAAGCAGACCGCGCGGGTCGCCGGCGAGTTCTACGTCAACGCCATCAACGTGATGCGCGGCGCCGAGGCGGTGTCGACGTACGCCCCGATCGACGAGGCGGAGAAGTTCCGCATCGAGTACTGGGCGCTGGAGGAGGCCAAGCTCCACCGGATGCCCCGGCCCAAGCCCCTGGCGACCCGGATCGCGCTGGTCACCGGCGGCGGGTCCGGCATCGGCCGGGCGATCGCCCACCGGCTCGCCGCCGAGGGCGCCTGCGTCGTGGTCACCGACCGGGACACCGCCGCCGCGCAGCGGGTCGCGGCCGAGATCGGCGGCCCCGACATCGCCGTGGCCGTACCGCTCGACGTCACCGACGAGGACCAGGTCGGCGCCGCCGTACGGGCGGCGGCACTCGCCTTCGGCGGGGTCGACCTGGTGGTGAACAACGCCGGACTGTCGCTGTCGAAGTCGCTGCTGGACACCACCGCCCACGACTGGGACGTGCAGCACGACGTGATGGCCAAGGGCTCGTTCCTGGTGGCCCGGGAGGCCGCCCGGGTGCTCATCGCCCAGGGCATGGGCGGCGACATCGTCTACATCGCCAGCAAGAACGCGGTGTTCGCGGGCCCGAACAACGTCGCGTACGGCGCGGCAAAGGCCGACCAGGCCCACCAGGTCCGGCTGCTCGCGGCCGAGCTGGGCGCGCACGGCGTGCGGGTCAACGGCATCAACCCGGACGGGGTGGTCCGCGGCTCCGGCATCTTCGCCGGCGGCTGGGGCGCCGACCGGGCGGCCGTGTACGGCGTACCGGAGGAGAAGCTCGGCGAGTTCTACGCCCAGCGCACCCTGCTCAAGCGGGAGGTGCTGCCGGAACACATCGCCAACGCCGTCGTCGCCCTCACCGCCGGCGACCTGTCGCACACCACCGGCCTGCACATCCCGGTCGACGCCGGCGTCGCCGCGGCCTTCCTGCGATGA
- the rhaI gene encoding L-rhamnose isomerase, protein MTEIDPSTRRRVLDALREQRIETPSWAYGNSGTRFKVFAQEGVPRDPFEKVADAATVHRFTGVAPTVALHIPWDRVDDYPALAAYAKEQGVELGTINANVFQDDDYRLGSVTNPDPAVRRKAIGHLLDCVDVMDATGSRDLKLWFADGTNYPGQDDVRARQDRLAVALRQTYDRLTGDQRLLLEYKLFEPAFYLTDVPDWGTAYAHCVALGERAQVVIDTGHHAPGTNIEFIVAVLLRAGRLGAFDFNSRFYADDDLMAGAADPFQLFRIMHEIVQADALRPSYGIAFMLDQCHNIEPKVQAVIRSVLNVQEATAKALLVDAAALDAAQRSGDVLEANAVLMDAYHTDVRPLLRELRAELGLDPDPVAAYKRSGHLERVRAERVGGEQAGWGA, encoded by the coding sequence ATGACCGAGATCGACCCGAGCACCCGCAGACGGGTCCTCGACGCCCTGCGCGAGCAGCGCATCGAGACGCCCTCCTGGGCGTACGGCAACTCGGGCACCCGGTTCAAGGTGTTCGCGCAGGAGGGCGTGCCCCGCGACCCGTTCGAGAAGGTGGCGGACGCGGCGACCGTGCACCGCTTCACCGGAGTCGCACCGACCGTGGCGCTGCACATCCCCTGGGACCGGGTGGACGACTACCCCGCGCTGGCCGCGTACGCCAAGGAGCAGGGCGTCGAGCTGGGCACGATCAACGCGAACGTGTTCCAGGACGACGACTACCGGCTGGGCTCGGTCACCAACCCCGACCCGGCGGTGCGCCGCAAGGCCATCGGGCACCTGCTGGACTGCGTCGACGTGATGGACGCCACCGGGTCGCGCGATCTGAAGCTGTGGTTCGCCGACGGTACCAACTATCCGGGCCAGGACGACGTCCGGGCGCGCCAGGACCGGCTCGCGGTGGCGCTCCGGCAGACGTACGACCGGCTCACCGGCGACCAGCGGCTGCTGCTGGAGTACAAGCTGTTCGAGCCGGCGTTCTACCTGACCGACGTGCCGGACTGGGGCACCGCGTACGCGCACTGCGTGGCACTCGGCGAGCGGGCGCAGGTGGTCATCGACACCGGCCACCACGCACCCGGCACGAACATCGAGTTCATCGTGGCCGTCCTGCTGCGGGCGGGGCGACTGGGTGCCTTCGACTTCAACTCGCGCTTCTACGCCGACGACGACCTGATGGCCGGCGCGGCGGACCCGTTCCAGCTGTTCCGGATCATGCACGAGATCGTCCAGGCGGACGCGCTGCGCCCGAGCTACGGCATCGCGTTCATGCTGGACCAGTGCCACAACATCGAGCCGAAGGTGCAGGCCGTCATCCGGTCGGTGCTCAACGTCCAGGAGGCGACCGCCAAGGCGCTGCTGGTGGACGCGGCGGCGCTGGACGCCGCCCAGCGCTCCGGTGACGTGCTGGAGGCCAACGCCGTGCTGATGGACGCGTACCACACCGACGTCCGGCCGCTGCTGCGCGAGCTGCGGGCGGAGCTGGGCCTGGACCCGGATCCGGTCGCGGCCTACAAGCGCTCCGGCCACCTGGAGCGGGTCCGGGCCGAGCGGGTCGGTGGCGAGCAGGCGGGCTGGGGCGCCTGA